The Cylindrospermum stagnale PCC 7417 genome segment GGTTTGATTAACTTGTGAATTTTAACTATAGTCACTTTAACATATTGCCAGAACTCCGTGTATCCCCCCATGTCGTTGATTATTTCTGGCTCTACTCTAGAATTTGAACTGGGAATACCTAAACATCATTTTTTTGGAGAAAATTGACTTTTTTGGGTCTTATTTGGCATTTAACCTAGCCCTGAGGGAGTTTTCATCAATTTTGGCTCACAATCACTGATGGTATAAATGTACATATCGATTTAAAATTGAAAAGTTTTAAATCACCAACTTACTGATATCAAAAAGTGTCTGACTTTACCGAATGAAGAAGGCTAAGTTCAGAATATCTCTTTACTGGATATACTGAAGTGCAGAGCTACTTGCTAGAACATAGACGCTCTCTTTGTCCATAATCTTGATTACAGTTTATTTGAATAATCAGGATCATCATGCCTTAGCCTTGTAGATTCTTAATTACTGCCAAAGTGGAAACTGCGTTTCTACGCAATCCTCCTGTTAATCCTATGAATTTTTGTGTAAAGTGATGGTCATGGCTCCCGCCAAGATTCTTGTAGTTGATGACGACCCTGCGGTTCGGAATTTAATCCAACGCTTTTTGATTAAACAGAACTATCAAGTAGAGGCTGCCGAAGACGGTAAAACGGCTCTGACTCAATTTGAGCAATTTAACCCAGATTTGGTGATTCTAGATGTGAATTTACCAGATGTGATCGGCTTTAACCTCTGTCAAGAGATGCAAAGTCGTAATGGTGTTTTTGTGCTGATGCTGACTAGTCGTGCAGACGAAGCTGACAAAATTCGCGGTTTTTCTAAAGGTGCTGATGACTATCTCACCAAGCCATTTGGTCTTGGGGAGTTAGAAGTTAGAGTAGCAGCGATTTTGAGGCGTCAGCGGGTTGTAACTACCGCAGAACAGAAACGTCTGATTTTTGAAAAGCTGATGATCGACCCGGTGCGACGGGAAGTGACACTTAGCAACCAACCAGTTCCCTTAACCGCTCTAGAATTTGACTTATTGCATTTTTTAGCTAGTCATCCAGGTCGAGTTTGGCGGCGAGCAGAACTCATCCAAGAGGTTTGGGACTATGAATATGTGGGCGACCAACGGGTTGTAGATGTACATATTGGTCAAATTCGCAAGAAGATTGAAATCGATGCTAGTCAGCCAGCATTAATTCAGACTGTACGCGGTGTAGGGTACAAATTTGAATGTTCTATTCACCCCCAACAAGACACCAAGTCCTAAG includes the following:
- a CDS encoding response regulator transcription factor, which encodes MAPAKILVVDDDPAVRNLIQRFLIKQNYQVEAAEDGKTALTQFEQFNPDLVILDVNLPDVIGFNLCQEMQSRNGVFVLMLTSRADEADKIRGFSKGADDYLTKPFGLGELEVRVAAILRRQRVVTTAEQKRLIFEKLMIDPVRREVTLSNQPVPLTALEFDLLHFLASHPGRVWRRAELIQEVWDYEYVGDQRVVDVHIGQIRKKIEIDASQPALIQTVRGVGYKFECSIHPQQDTKS